The genomic segment CGAGGACGTCGGCGTGCTGGTGGTCAACAAGCCGGCGGCCTTGCGCGACGTCAGCGAGAAGGCCTACACGATGTGGTTTCCCCAGTTCACGCCCGAAACCATGGTGACGCGCTCGATGGCGGACATGCGGCGCTTCGTCGAACGCTACGGCGCGGCCGTGGTGAAACCGCTGGACGGCATGGGCGGGCGCTCGATCTTCGTCCTGCAGCCGGGCGACCCGAACACCGGGGTGATTCTCGAGACTCTCACGGACTATGACGGGCGTTACGCCATGATCCAGCGCTACGTGCCGGAGATCGTCGCCGGCGGCGACCGGCGCATCCTGCTGGTGGATGGCGAGCCGTACGAACATGCCCTGGCGCGGATCCCCGCCAAGGGGGAGAACCGCGGCAACCTGGCCGCGGGGGCGCAGGGCGAGGGCCGCGACCTGACGCCGCGCGAGCGCGAGATCTGTGCCGCGGTCGGTCCCGTGCTGCGCGACAAGGGCATCCTGTTCGCCGGCCTCGACGTCATCGGCGACAAGCTCACCGAGATCAACGTCACCAGCCCCACGGGCGTGCGCGAACTCGATGCACTGTATGGCGACAACATCTGCGCCGGGCTGTTCGACGCCATCGAGCGCCGCCTGGAGGCGCGTTGAGCCGCGCCGGCCGGCAACGCGCAGCCCGGCGCCTCGCGGTCCTGTGCGCCGCCGCGCTGCTATTGACGGCCTGCGGACAGCCGGCCGAAGAAGAAACCAGGCATCGCTTCACCGCGATGGGCACCCTGGTGGACGTCAGCATCTGGGGCGCACAGCCGCTGGAAGCCGAAGCGGCCGCGCGTGAGGTCGAGGCGTTGTTCGTCACCCTGCACGCGGCATGGGATCCGTGGGGCGACGGCGCGCTCGGCACGGTGAATCGTGCGCTGGCTGCCGGCGAGGCGATCCGGCCGGACCCGGATCTCGGGGTGCTGCTGGACGAGGCCGCGGCCCTCACCGAGACCACCGGAGGCCTGTTCGACCCGGCCATCGGCGCGCTGGTGCGGCTGTGGGGCTTCTCGGATGACGAGTCGCGCCCGGTGGCACCGCCGCCGGCCGGGGAGATCGCCGCGCGGCTCGCGGCCACGGCCCCCTTGCCCGAACTGCTCGTCGATGGGGTCGTGCAGGGTCCGCCCGGCGCCCAGCTCGACCTGGGCGGTTTTCTCAAGGGCGTGGCGGTACAACGCGGCATCGAGCTGCTGCAGGCCCGCGGCATCGAGCACGCCATCGTCAACGCCGGCGGCGACCTGCGCGCCATCGGGCGGCGCGGTGAGCGCGCCTGGCGCATCGGCATCCGCGCCGCGCGCGACAACACCATCGTCGCCGCGCTGGAAGTCGCCGACGGCGAGGCGGTGTTCACCTCCGGGGACTACGAGCGTTACTTCGATTACGAAGGCCGGCACTACCACCACATCCTCGATCCGCGCACCGGCTACCCGACACGCGGCATCGCATCCGTGACGGTCGTGCATGGCGACGCGGCCCTGGCGGACGCCGGGGCGACGGCATTGCTGGTCGCCGGCCCCGAGGACTGGCCGCGCATGGCCGAGACGCTGGGACTGGACCGCGTCCTGGTCGTGTTCGAGGACGGCGCGATCGAGCTGACCGGGGCGCTGGAGCCGCGGATCTGGTTCACCGACGAGGAGCAGGGGCGACGCGCGCGCGTGCGCCCGCTGCCATGACGCTCGTCCGCCCGGCGGATGCCCTGGTGGTGGCGCTGGCCGCGCTGCTGGTGGGCGCCGCGTGGGCGGCACTCTGGACCGGCGGCGGACCGGCGGAGGCCGTGCAGGTGATCACCCCCGGCGACGAGCCGCGACGCGTGGCGCTGTCGCGGGACGACGCACTGGAGGTGCGCGGCCGCCTCGGCGACAGCCGCATCGAGATTCGCGACGGACGGGTGCGCTTCGTCGATTCGCCCTGCGTGGGGCGCTACTGCGTGCATGCCGGCTGGCTGTCGCGCAGCGGCCAGGTCGCCGCCTGCCTGCCCAACGGCGTCGTCATCGAGGTCACCGGCGGCGACCGGGAATTCGATGCCGTCACCTTCTGAAGACCTGCGCCGCGACGACCGCCTGATCGCAGGCTTCGCCGCGCTCGCGATCGCCATCCACATCCTCGAGGCGGCCTTCCCGAGCCCGCTGCCGGGCGTGAAGCCCGGCCTCGCCAACGTGGTGACCGTCGTCGTGCTGCTGCGTTACGGCTGGTACACGGCGGCCTGGGTGGCGGGCCTGCGCGTGCTCGCCGGCAGCCTCCTGGTCGGCACCTTCCTCGGACCCACTTTCATCATGAGCGCGAGCGGGGCCGTCGCGGCCATGGCGGTGCTCTGGCTCGCCCAGGCACTGGCCGGGCGCTGGCTGGGCGCCCTCGGCTACAGCGTGTGCGCCGCCCTCGCCCACATGGCGACCCAGCTGCTGGTGGCCTGGCAGCTGTTCATCCCGCACCCCGCGCTGCTCACCCTCGCACCGTTCCTGCTGACCGCGGCGCTGGTCTTCGGTATCGTGAGCGGTGTGATTGCTGCAATCGTCCTGGCGAAGCTCGAAACCGGACCGGACACGGCGCGCGCATGACCCCCGTGACCCAAAGCGCCGCCGGCTCGGAACGCCTGGCGTGGGCCATTTTCATGGCCGCCGCCGCGCACGGTCTGCTCATTCTCGGGGTCGGCTTCACGCCACCCCTGCCCGATCCGTCGGCCGAGGCGCCGACGCTCGAAGTGACCCTGCTGGACGCGCCCGTGCCCGGCCAGGCCGCGCCGGAGGATGCGCGTTACCTGGCCCAGGCCAGCCAGGAGGGCGCGGGCAACGTCGAGGAACAGGTGCGGCCGGAGTTTTTCGACACGCCGCCGGCGCCCAGCGATCCGGATGCGGACCTCGCGCCGCTGCCGGACGAGCCCGTGGAAACCGTGCCGGGCGAGCCGGAGCAGCCCGCTCCCGACGTGATCGCTTCCTGGGACGGCGCCATGCTGGCGGCCGTCGCGCCGCCCTTCAGCGAACCGGAGATCGTCCCGGCGCCGCCGCCGCCGGAAGGCGGGATCACGCGCGTAACGGCCACCGGTCGCCTCGAGTACTTCGTCTCGGTGAGCGCCAGGGAAAGCGTGTTCGCCGAGTATCTCGCCGCCTGGAAGGCGCGCATGGAGCGCCTCGGGACGCTTAACTTCCCGGAGGTCCGGCGAGACCAGCGCAGCGGCAACCCGGTGCTGGAAGTCGCCGTGGCGGCGGACGGCAGCCTGGAGGACGTGCGCGTCACCCAGTCGTCGGGCCACAGTGCGCTGGACCAGGCCGCCGTCGAACTGGTGCGCCTGGCCAGTCCCTTCGATGCATTCCCCTTCCTGGTGCGCACGCGCTACGACGTGTTGCGCTTCGCCTACGAGTGGCGTTTCATTGACGGGCAGGCCAGCCCGGGCGAGTTACGCGCCGCGCCGCAATGAAATCCGACTTGCCGGACCCCGGGTCGCGGTCAATACTGTGCACATGACAGACAATCCATATCTCACCGGCCAGTTCCTGATCGCCATGCCCGCGATGGCCGACCCGAACTTCGATCGCACCGTGACCTACATCTGCGAGCACAACGAGGACGGGGCCCTCGGGATCATCGTCAACCGGCCGACGGACATGCTGCTGGGCGAGGTCCTCGAGCAGATGGACCTGAAGATCTCGGATCCGGAACTCGCCGAGCGTCCCGTGCTGCTGGGCGGCCCGGTGCAGCCGGACCGCGGCTTCGTCATCCACGACGACCAGGGCGCCGCGTTCAGCTCGACGATGGCCGTGCCCGACGGGCTGCGCATCACCACCTCGCGGGATATTCTCGTGGCGCTCGCCGACGGCCAGGGCCCGCCGCGCGTCGTGGTGGCGCTGGGTTATGCCGGCTGGGGCGCCGGCCAGCTGGAGGCCGAGATGGCCGCGAACTCCTGGCTGACCGTGCCCGCCTCGGCGGACATCATTTTTTCGGTGCCCTTCGAGAGACGCTGGGAATCCGCCGCGGCGCTGATTGGCGTGAACATGGCGGACCTTTCTCCCGAGGCGGGCCACGCCTGAGCATGGCGTCCGGCGGGGGCACCCTACTGGGTTTCGACTACGGTCGGCGCCGCATCGGTGTCGCCGTCGGCAACACCCTGACGCGCCGGGCCCGTCCCCTGCTGACGCTCGCCGCCACCGACGCCGGGCCCGACTGGACACGCATCGCCGCGCTGCTGGCGGAATGGCAGCCCGCCCGGCTCGTCGTCGGGGTCCCGTATAATGACGCCGCGCCGGGCGCGGAGATTGCCGCGGAGGCGCAGCGTTTCGCCCGCCGGCTGCACGGCCGCTTCCTGCTCCCCGTCGATACGCTCGACGAGCAGCTGAGCTCCGCGGCGGCGCACGACACGCTCAAGGCGGCGCGCCGCGCGGGGCGGCGCGGCACGATCGGCAAGGAAGACATCGACAGCGCGGCTGCGGCCGTGATCCTGCAAGACTGGTTCGACAACCACAGCTGAGGACACCATGGCATCCCAGTTCGACGCGCGCGGCCGACTGCGCCATCTCGTCACCCTGAAAGACCTCTCCCGCGCGCAGCTCGTCGAGCTGCTGGACCTCGCCGACCGCTTCATCACCCCCTACGGCGAGTTCCCGGCGCGCGACCCGGCGCTGGCCGGACGCACGGTGGCGAACCTGTTCTTCGAACCCAGCACGCGCACCCGCGCCTCCTTCGAGCTGGCCGCCAGGCGGCTCGGCGCCGACGTGCTCAGCCTCGATGTCAGCACCTCCTCGCGCGCCAAGGGCGAATCGCTGCTCGACACGATCTACACCCTGCAGGCCATGCAGGTGGACGTGTTCGTGATCCGCGACGCGCAATCCGGCGTGCCGGCCTTCATCTGCGATCACGTAGCGCCGCACGTCGCGGTGCTCAACGCGGGCGAATCGCATCTCAACCACCCGACCCAGGGGCTGCTCGACGTGCTCACCATGCGACGCCACAAGGGCGGCTTCGAGAACCTGGTGGTGACCATCGCCGGCGACATCCAGCACTCCCGCGTGGCCCGCTCCGCCCACCATGCGCTCAAGACGCTCGGCATCGGCGAGCTGCGGCTCGTCGCCCCGGCGGCCCTGGCGCCCGACCCGGACGAATTCGCCGGCGCGACGCTGCTCGACAATATCGAGGCCGGGGTGCGCGACGCCGACGTCGTGATGTGCCTGCGCATCCAGCGCGAACGCATGGAAGTGAGCCGCAACCCCGATCCCGCCGATTTCCACCGCGAGTTCGGCCTGACGCCGGAACGCCTGGCGCTCGCCCGGCCGGACGCCATCGTCATGCATCCCGGCCCGATGAACCGGGACGTCGAGATCGCCGGGAGTGTCGCCGACAGCAGGCAGTCGGTGATCACCGAGCAGGTCAGAAACGGCGTGGCGGTGCGCATGGCGGTCATGCAGACGGTGATGGAGACGCTCCATGGCTGAGCAAACCGCAGCGCCCCACGCGGATCGGCCGCACCGCGGCACCATCTTCGTCGAGGACGCCGAGCTGCTCAGCGTGGAACAGTGGCCGGGCGAGCAGTACGTGATGCGCCTGCATGCGCCGCGCTGCGCCGCCCACGCGCGGCCGGGCAGCTTCGCGCACGTCACCTGCGACCCGTCGCTGCCGATGCGCCGGCCGCTATCCCTGCAACGGGCCGATCCGGATACCGGGGTGATCGAGTTCCTCTTCAAGATCGTCGGCGAGGGCCTCGCGCTGCTGGCGCGGCGGCGCATCGGTGATCTCGTCAGCGTGCTCGGCCCGATCGGCCGGCCATTCGCACCCTCGCCCGGCAAGCGCCGGCCGCTGTTGATCGGCGGCGGCGTGGGCATTCCGCCGATGGTGTTCCTCGCCGAGTCGCTGGCGGCCGCGGGGGCGACCGAACCGCTGGTGCTGATGGGCTCGGAGATCCCGTTTCCTTTCGCACTCGGGCCGGCGCAGCGCGCCTTTGCCGGGCTGCCGGCCGAGGTCACGGCGACCATGCCGGCGCTGGACGCGCTGGGCGTCACCTGCAGGCTGAGCAGCGGCGGGGGGTTCGCCGGCTGTTACCCGGGTTTCGTCACGGAGCTGGCGCGGGAATGGCTGCGCTCGCTGTCGGCGCAGGACCTGGCCCAGGTGGAGATCTTCGCCTGCGGCCCGACGCCCATGCTGGCCGCGACGGCGCGCCTCGCGGCCGAGTTCGAGCTGCCCTGCCAAGTGTCGCTGGAAGAGTACATGGCGTGTGCCGTGGGCGGCTGTGCGGGCTGCACGGTGCGGGTGAACCTCCCGTCCGGCCCGGCGATGAAGCGCGTCTGCGTGGACGGCCCGGTGTTCGAGGCGACCGCGGTCGACTGGGCGGCGATCCAGCACTGATGCCGGTCCAGGCGGCGCTGGTTCTCGCCAACCTCGTGCCGCTGGCCGGTGTGCTTTTTTTCGGCTGGGACGCGCTCGCGCTGCTCTTGCTGTACTGGCTGGAGAACCTGGTGATCGGCGGCTATACGCTGCTGCGCATGCTGCGTGCCGAGGGCGCGAAGGCGCTCGGGATGGGCGCATTCTTCACTTTTCACTACGGTTTCTTCTGTGCCATCCACGGCGTCTTCGTGCTGTCGATCGCATCCATCGGCACTGAGACGGATCTCGCGGACGGCCTGTTTCCGGACGACGCGCCCTTTCCCGTATT from the Wenzhouxiangella sp. XN24 genome contains:
- the gshB gene encoding glutathione synthase codes for the protein MSNPRIRLGVVMDPIERIKPVKDTTLAMLLEAQRRGYALEYLGQADLAVLEGRLGLRLRALTVRDDKADWFELGPARQADAQELDVILMRKDPPFDMEYIYTTFLLERAEDVGVLVVNKPAALRDVSEKAYTMWFPQFTPETMVTRSMADMRRFVERYGAAVVKPLDGMGGRSIFVLQPGDPNTGVILETLTDYDGRYAMIQRYVPEIVAGGDRRILLVDGEPYEHALARIPAKGENRGNLAAGAQGEGRDLTPREREICAAVGPVLRDKGILFAGLDVIGDKLTEINVTSPTGVRELDALYGDNICAGLFDAIERRLEAR
- a CDS encoding FAD:protein FMN transferase; amino-acid sequence: MSRAGRQRAARRLAVLCAAALLLTACGQPAEEETRHRFTAMGTLVDVSIWGAQPLEAEAAAREVEALFVTLHAAWDPWGDGALGTVNRALAAGEAIRPDPDLGVLLDEAAALTETTGGLFDPAIGALVRLWGFSDDESRPVAPPPAGEIAARLAATAPLPELLVDGVVQGPPGAQLDLGGFLKGVAVQRGIELLQARGIEHAIVNAGGDLRAIGRRGERAWRIGIRAARDNTIVAALEVADGEAVFTSGDYERYFDYEGRHYHHILDPRTGYPTRGIASVTVVHGDAALADAGATALLVAGPEDWPRMAETLGLDRVLVVFEDGAIELTGALEPRIWFTDEEQGRRARVRPLP
- a CDS encoding NusG domain II-containing protein, encoding MTLVRPADALVVALAALLVGAAWAALWTGGGPAEAVQVITPGDEPRRVALSRDDALEVRGRLGDSRIEIRDGRVRFVDSPCVGRYCVHAGWLSRSGQVAACLPNGVVIEVTGGDREFDAVTF
- a CDS encoding Gx transporter family protein is translated as MPSPSEDLRRDDRLIAGFAALAIAIHILEAAFPSPLPGVKPGLANVVTVVVLLRYGWYTAAWVAGLRVLAGSLLVGTFLGPTFIMSASGAVAAMAVLWLAQALAGRWLGALGYSVCAALAHMATQLLVAWQLFIPHPALLTLAPFLLTAALVFGIVSGVIAAIVLAKLETGPDTARA
- a CDS encoding energy transducer TonB, coding for MTPVTQSAAGSERLAWAIFMAAAAHGLLILGVGFTPPLPDPSAEAPTLEVTLLDAPVPGQAAPEDARYLAQASQEGAGNVEEQVRPEFFDTPPAPSDPDADLAPLPDEPVETVPGEPEQPAPDVIASWDGAMLAAVAPPFSEPEIVPAPPPPEGGITRVTATGRLEYFVSVSARESVFAEYLAAWKARMERLGTLNFPEVRRDQRSGNPVLEVAVAADGSLEDVRVTQSSGHSALDQAAVELVRLASPFDAFPFLVRTRYDVLRFAYEWRFIDGQASPGELRAAPQ
- a CDS encoding YqgE/AlgH family protein; protein product: MTDNPYLTGQFLIAMPAMADPNFDRTVTYICEHNEDGALGIIVNRPTDMLLGEVLEQMDLKISDPELAERPVLLGGPVQPDRGFVIHDDQGAAFSSTMAVPDGLRITTSRDILVALADGQGPPRVVVALGYAGWGAGQLEAEMAANSWLTVPASADIIFSVPFERRWESAAALIGVNMADLSPEAGHA
- the ruvX gene encoding Holliday junction resolvase RuvX; translated protein: MASGGGTLLGFDYGRRRIGVAVGNTLTRRARPLLTLAATDAGPDWTRIAALLAEWQPARLVVGVPYNDAAPGAEIAAEAQRFARRLHGRFLLPVDTLDEQLSSAAAHDTLKAARRAGRRGTIGKEDIDSAAAAVILQDWFDNHS
- a CDS encoding aspartate carbamoyltransferase catalytic subunit encodes the protein MASQFDARGRLRHLVTLKDLSRAQLVELLDLADRFITPYGEFPARDPALAGRTVANLFFEPSTRTRASFELAARRLGADVLSLDVSTSSRAKGESLLDTIYTLQAMQVDVFVIRDAQSGVPAFICDHVAPHVAVLNAGESHLNHPTQGLLDVLTMRRHKGGFENLVVTIAGDIQHSRVARSAHHALKTLGIGELRLVAPAALAPDPDEFAGATLLDNIEAGVRDADVVMCLRIQRERMEVSRNPDPADFHREFGLTPERLALARPDAIVMHPGPMNRDVEIAGSVADSRQSVITEQVRNGVAVRMAVMQTVMETLHG
- a CDS encoding dihydroorotate dehydrogenase electron transfer subunit; its protein translation is MAEQTAAPHADRPHRGTIFVEDAELLSVEQWPGEQYVMRLHAPRCAAHARPGSFAHVTCDPSLPMRRPLSLQRADPDTGVIEFLFKIVGEGLALLARRRIGDLVSVLGPIGRPFAPSPGKRRPLLIGGGVGIPPMVFLAESLAAAGATEPLVLMGSEIPFPFALGPAQRAFAGLPAEVTATMPALDALGVTCRLSSGGGFAGCYPGFVTELAREWLRSLSAQDLAQVEIFACGPTPMLAATARLAAEFELPCQVSLEEYMACAVGGCAGCTVRVNLPSGPAMKRVCVDGPVFEATAVDWAAIQH